The sequence ATATATCCTAGACGCTTCGTTGGAGCACCGTTGAATCcatagatggtgtagtaagaagACATCACCTGCTCATCATTCAATTCCAttcgtttgaacgtgtcataaaATAGAACATTGGCTGAGCTACCTCTGTCAAtcaaaatcttcttcacgttGCACCCTGCCACTGGTAGCGTGAGAACTAAGGGATCGTTGTGatcctccatatcttcttcaacatcttcgGCATCAAATGTCATCGGTGCGTTCATCCACTGTTCGTGTTCGTCAACTTCGACTCCATCGATCTTGTACAGCTCGCAATAGTCCTCAAATTTTTTCCTGAATCTTTTTCCTATCTGGGCAGCCAGTGAGGGACCATTGGGTTCCGAACATGAAATTGTATTGAGCGTTCGATTGCCCTCAGGTAGCTGGACTTGCTTGCTTCGTTTGGACCTGTCATCGGTCTCTGCCTTCTGGAGATGTTGCTTAAGGTCACCCGCATCAATCAACTTCTGGATCATTATCTTGAGGTTCTTGCACTTCTCCGTCTGATGTCCATTGAAGCAATAGTACTCGTAGTAATCCCTGGATTTCTATGTTCTTGGTGGTTGTTtccccttggaccatggccactCGAGGTTAGTTCGATCTTTGATTTCTCTCAGGATGCGAGTATAGCTGGTGTTGAGCTTCGTATAGACTTGATCTTCGAACTTCTTATCGTTGCGTCGATGATCATCTCTTCTCCCTCCTTTATCTCCATTGAAATTTTCGGTCGAACTAGTCTTCTTTAATACGCTGGCTTGCACTATTGAATTGGCTCGATGAGATTTTTGCACTTGGGCCCGGGGGTTATCACGATGTATTTCCTCCAGTCTGGCGTGCTTTTCGATGATTACTCGAAGGTCTCCTTCTGTCGTGGGGACACTTCCGTGAATCTCAACAAACAGTAGGCTCATCCTATCCAATCCCCACTTGTAGAAATTGATACTGACCACCGGATCCACGTTTCTTATTGCTTGACAGATTTTGTGCCCCCTATCAGTATATTCCCTGATTGTCTCCTTGTAAGCGACTGCTAGCGAGAAGAGCTTGTCCATTCCTGCATTGacggctttgttgtacatgtaagttcctAAAAATTTCTCAGTAAGCTGGTTGTAGGAGTCGATGGAATTTGGTGGAAGGTTATCGAACCAAGATAGAGTTGATCCTTTCAAGCTTGAAGGGAAGTATCTGAAGAGGACCACGTCATCTTGGTCCCATTGGGCCAAAGTACGATTGTAATATCGAAGATGGACCgcggggtcgctggatccatcgtaACATTTGAACGCTGGGATGGGACACTTCTGGGGAATAAGATCTTTGGCCAAATGTGGAGTCAGCAGTGTGGTGGAGGCTTCTCTCATCACTTCCTCTAGTCTTCCTCCCCCTTTCCTTGCTTTCAGTTGCTTGATTTCAA comes from Papaver somniferum cultivar HN1 chromosome 7, ASM357369v1, whole genome shotgun sequence and encodes:
- the LOC113294561 gene encoding uncharacterized protein LOC113294561, yielding MIQKLIDAGDLKQHLQKAETDDRSKRSKQVQLPEGNRTLNTISCSEPNGPSLAAQIGKRFRKKFEDYCELYKIDGVEVDEHEQWMNAPMTFDAEDVEEDMEDHNDPLVLTLPVAGCNVKKILIDRGSSANVLFYDTFKRMELNDEQVMSSYYTIYGFNGAPTKRLGYIVLEVKAAPMKFSTRFSVVDVPYPYNTIIGRRWVQKLKGFAATYHQYLRFPTSKGVMEIKGDQVTARECQVLQK